In the Pseudomonas orientalis genome, one interval contains:
- a CDS encoding SDR family NAD(P)-dependent oxidoreductase, whose product MSLTPPRRYWLTGASSGIGAALAVELLNSGAHVALSSRTKGPLEALAQRYPGQVLVVAGDLTNSQTVREIGERISEAWGSLDTVILNAGTCEYVDARQFDASIIEHVVRTNLLASSYCIEAALPLLRAGRTPHLVGVASAVTYLPMPRAEAYGASKAGLRYLFESLRIGLSPENIDVTVISPGFVDTPLTERNDFPMPLSWPADKAARHIFAKLEKRPLEIAFPALFIATLWPLSKLPNRAQLIIGKRMLRSPPPQKDDL is encoded by the coding sequence ATGAGCCTGACACCGCCCCGTCGTTACTGGTTGACCGGCGCCAGCAGTGGCATCGGTGCCGCGCTCGCCGTGGAGTTGCTCAACAGCGGCGCCCATGTGGCCCTCAGCTCGCGCACCAAAGGCCCGCTGGAAGCGCTCGCCCAGCGTTATCCGGGGCAAGTGCTGGTAGTAGCCGGCGACTTGACCAACAGCCAGACCGTGCGCGAAATCGGTGAACGGATCAGCGAGGCCTGGGGCTCGCTGGATACGGTGATTCTCAACGCCGGCACCTGTGAATATGTCGACGCCAGGCAATTCGATGCGTCGATCATCGAACACGTGGTGCGTACCAACCTGCTGGCCAGCAGTTACTGCATCGAAGCGGCGCTGCCGTTGTTGCGCGCAGGGCGAACGCCGCACCTGGTGGGCGTGGCCAGCGCCGTGACCTACCTGCCCATGCCGCGCGCTGAAGCCTACGGGGCCTCGAAGGCAGGGCTGCGCTATTTGTTCGAGTCCCTGCGCATCGGCCTGTCGCCGGAAAACATCGACGTTACCGTGATCAGCCCGGGGTTTGTCGACACGCCGCTGACCGAACGCAATGATTTCCCCATGCCGTTGAGTTGGCCGGCCGACAAGGCCGCCAGGCATATCTTCGCCAAGCTGGAAAAGCGTCCGCTCGAAATCGCCTTTCCGGCCCTGTTCATCGCCACCTTGTGGCCGCTGTCCAAGCTGCCCAACCGCGCGCAACTGATCATCGGCAAACGCATGTTGCGCAGCCCGCCGCCGCAAAAGGACGACCTGTGA
- a CDS encoding nuclear transport factor 2 family protein has product MSDFLRHFGHTFATLDKHNLSLLDGLYSDDIVFADPLHEVHGLPELHRYFAQLYSNVNQLDFDFHGFDQTAEGEGYLRWTMSFRHPRLAGGELIRVPGCSHLMWHDKVYRHRDYFDAGALLYEHLPVLGGVISWLKRRMG; this is encoded by the coding sequence ATGAGTGACTTCCTGCGCCATTTCGGCCACACCTTTGCCACGCTGGACAAGCACAACCTGTCTCTGCTCGACGGCCTGTACAGCGACGACATCGTGTTTGCCGACCCGCTGCATGAAGTCCACGGCTTGCCCGAACTGCATCGCTACTTCGCGCAGCTGTACAGCAATGTCAACCAGTTGGACTTTGATTTCCACGGCTTCGACCAGACGGCCGAAGGCGAAGGCTACCTGCGCTGGACCATGAGTTTTCGTCACCCGCGCCTGGCCGGCGGCGAGCTGATCCGGGTGCCAGGCTGTTCGCACTTGATGTGGCACGACAAGGTTTACCGACATCGCGATTATTTCGATGCCGGCGCTTTGCTTTATGAGCACCTGCCGGTCCTCGGCGGCGTCATCAGTTGGCTGAAAAGGAGAATGGGATGA
- the phrB gene encoding deoxyribodipyrimidine photo-lyase → MHLIWLRTDLRLHDNTALTAASQRGPVAAIYLITPQQWMAHDDAPCKVDFWLRNLHALSQTLGKLNIPLLIRHADTWDQAPSVLSQLCRELKAESVHVNEEYGIHESRRDSAVAQALEADGVTFHSYLDQLFFQPGSVLTKSGTYFQVFSQFRKVCYTRLHSALPPLVTSPKAQAGLDLQSDAIPTRVEGFEPPRETLRALWPAGEDEARRRLDAFADEQISYYKDERDFPAKPGTSQLSAYLAAGVVSPRQCLHAALQSNQGEFESGDVGTITWINELLWREFYKHILVGYPRVSRHRAFRPETEAVAWRDAPKDLAAWQQARTGLPIIDAAMRQLLETGWMHNRLRMVVAMFLTKNLLIDWREGERFFMRHLIDGDLAANNGGWQWSSSTGTDSAPYFRIFSPLSQSEKFDSEGLFIKHWLPELAALNKKEVHNPEAAGGLFGVADYPRAIVDLKKSRERALAAFRSLPSRQEMAEHE, encoded by the coding sequence ATGCACCTGATCTGGCTGCGCACCGACTTGCGCCTTCACGACAACACCGCCCTGACTGCCGCCAGCCAGCGAGGCCCGGTCGCGGCCATTTACTTGATCACCCCGCAACAATGGATGGCCCACGATGACGCGCCGTGCAAGGTCGACTTCTGGCTGCGCAACCTGCACGCCCTTAGCCAGACGCTCGGAAAGCTGAACATCCCGCTGCTGATCCGCCACGCAGACACCTGGGACCAGGCGCCGAGCGTATTGAGCCAGCTATGCCGGGAGCTCAAGGCAGAGTCGGTGCACGTCAACGAGGAATACGGTATCCACGAGAGCCGCCGCGACAGCGCCGTGGCCCAGGCCCTGGAAGCCGACGGTGTGACCTTCCACAGTTACCTCGACCAGTTGTTCTTCCAGCCGGGCAGTGTGTTGACCAAGTCCGGCACCTACTTTCAAGTGTTCAGCCAGTTCCGCAAGGTCTGTTACACCCGTCTGCACAGCGCTTTGCCGCCCTTGGTGACAAGCCCCAAGGCCCAGGCCGGGCTCGACCTGCAAAGCGATGCCATCCCCACCCGCGTTGAAGGGTTCGAGCCTCCCAGGGAAACCTTGCGCGCCCTCTGGCCCGCCGGTGAAGACGAAGCACGTCGGCGCCTCGACGCCTTCGCCGATGAGCAGATCAGTTACTACAAGGACGAGCGCGACTTTCCCGCCAAGCCCGGCACCAGCCAGTTGTCCGCCTACCTTGCCGCCGGGGTCGTGTCGCCACGCCAGTGCCTGCACGCTGCGTTGCAGTCCAACCAGGGCGAGTTCGAAAGCGGCGACGTCGGCACGATCACCTGGATCAATGAACTGCTGTGGCGCGAATTCTACAAACACATCCTGGTGGGCTACCCGCGGGTATCGCGCCACCGTGCGTTCCGCCCCGAAACCGAAGCGGTGGCCTGGCGCGACGCCCCCAAGGACCTGGCCGCCTGGCAACAGGCGCGCACCGGTTTGCCGATCATCGATGCGGCCATGCGTCAACTGCTGGAAACCGGCTGGATGCACAACCGCCTGCGCATGGTGGTGGCGATGTTCCTGACCAAGAACCTGCTGATCGACTGGCGCGAAGGCGAGCGCTTCTTCATGCGGCACCTGATCGATGGCGACCTGGCGGCCAACAACGGCGGCTGGCAGTGGAGCTCCTCGACGGGTACCGACTCGGCGCCGTATTTCAGGATTTTCAGCCCGTTGAGCCAGTCGGAAAAATTCGACAGCGAAGGCCTGTTCATCAAGCATTGGCTGCCGGAACTGGCCGCGCTGAACAAAAAAGAGGTGCACAACCCCGAAGCGGCCGGCGGTCTGTTCGGCGTGGCCGACTACCCGCGCGCCATTGTCGACCTGAAGAAATCCCGCGAGCGCGCCCTGGCCGCCTTTCGCAGCCTGCCCTCGCGTCAGGAGATGGCCGAACATGAGTGA
- a CDS encoding MerR family transcriptional regulator has translation MKAALQDEPGEDIAQALQNGWLPIREVARQTGVNAVTLRAWERRYGLIVPQRTPKGHRLFSAEHVQRIHAILTWLNRGVPVSQVKGLIDSAQVEPEPMENEWHALRQTLVTAIGELAERRVDDAFNQAMALYPPRTLCEQLMLPLLSELEQKWQGQFGAQMERVFFLSWLRSKFGARIYHNNRQLHGAPLLLVNQSDLPLEPHLWLSAWMASSADCPVEVFDWPLPAGELALAVEHLQPRAVLLYSSKALQVAALTKLLAGIGCPILIAGPAVCIHHAELAVLTRDIPELFVAEDPLAAHQILIQRGIV, from the coding sequence ATGAAAGCTGCCCTGCAAGATGAACCCGGCGAAGACATCGCCCAAGCCCTGCAAAACGGCTGGCTGCCAATCCGCGAGGTGGCGCGCCAGACCGGCGTCAATGCCGTGACCTTGCGCGCGTGGGAGCGCCGTTATGGCCTGATCGTGCCCCAGCGCACACCCAAAGGGCATCGGTTGTTCAGCGCCGAACACGTGCAACGCATCCATGCCATCCTCACCTGGCTCAATCGCGGCGTGCCGGTCAGCCAGGTAAAAGGCTTGATCGACTCGGCCCAGGTCGAGCCGGAGCCGATGGAAAACGAATGGCACGCCTTGCGCCAAACCCTGGTGACGGCCATCGGGGAACTGGCTGAACGCCGGGTCGACGATGCCTTCAACCAGGCCATGGCACTCTACCCACCACGCACCTTGTGCGAGCAACTGATGCTGCCGTTGCTCAGCGAGCTGGAACAGAAGTGGCAGGGCCAATTCGGCGCGCAGATGGAGCGGGTATTTTTCCTGTCCTGGTTGCGCAGCAAGTTCGGCGCGCGGATTTATCACAACAACCGCCAGCTCCACGGCGCCCCGCTGCTGCTGGTCAACCAGTCCGACTTACCCCTGGAGCCGCACCTGTGGCTCAGCGCCTGGATGGCCAGCAGCGCCGACTGCCCGGTGGAGGTGTTCGACTGGCCGCTGCCCGCCGGCGAATTGGCCCTGGCGGTGGAACATCTGCAACCGCGCGCAGTACTGCTGTATTCCAGCAAGGCGCTGCAGGTCGCGGCACTCACAAAACTGCTGGCGGGCATTGGTTGCCCGATATTGATTGCCGGACCGGCGGTCTGCATCCACCACGCCGAGTTGGCCGTATTAACCCGTGACATCCCCGAGTTGTTCGTCGCCGAAGACCCGTTGGCGGCCCACCAGATATTGATCCAGCGTGGAATCGTCTAA
- a CDS encoding YbgA family protein → MPHSVKPKIGISACLLGENVRFNGGHKQSLLCSQTLADYFDYVPLCPEVAIGLGIPRETIRLVGDAANPQAVGSVHRELNVTQPLDEYGQQMAAEHTDLCGYIFMQKSPSCGLERVKVYRENGAPVDGGGRGIYAQAFCARHPNLPVEEDGRLNDPVLRENFLTRVFVYATWQQLLAEGLTRHRLLAFHSRYKYLLMAHSPAHYKSLGQLLGTMGKDDDLDELATGYFNELMTGLKKCATRGTHTNVLQHISGYLKQAISADDKQEMQTVISQYRQGIVPLVVPLTLLKHHFRQHPDRYIAQQAYLQPHPENLSLRNAI, encoded by the coding sequence ATGCCCCATTCCGTGAAACCCAAGATTGGCATCAGCGCCTGCCTGCTGGGCGAGAACGTGCGTTTCAACGGCGGGCATAAACAATCCCTCCTGTGCAGCCAGACCCTGGCCGATTACTTCGACTACGTGCCACTGTGCCCCGAAGTCGCCATCGGCCTGGGCATCCCCCGTGAAACCATTCGCCTGGTCGGCGACGCCGCCAACCCGCAGGCCGTGGGCAGCGTGCACCGCGAACTCAATGTGACCCAGCCGCTGGATGAATACGGCCAGCAGATGGCGGCCGAACACACCGACCTGTGCGGCTACATTTTTATGCAGAAATCACCGTCCTGCGGCCTGGAGCGGGTCAAGGTGTACCGCGAAAACGGCGCCCCGGTGGATGGCGGCGGGCGCGGTATCTACGCCCAGGCGTTCTGCGCGCGCCACCCCAACCTGCCGGTGGAAGAGGACGGTCGTCTGAACGATCCAGTGTTGCGCGAAAACTTCCTCACTCGCGTATTCGTCTACGCCACCTGGCAACAATTGCTCGCCGAAGGCCTGACGCGTCATCGCCTGCTGGCGTTTCACTCGCGTTACAAATACCTGCTGATGGCCCACAGCCCGGCGCACTACAAAAGCCTGGGCCAGTTGCTCGGCACCATGGGCAAGGATGACGACCTCGACGAACTGGCCACGGGCTATTTCAACGAACTGATGACGGGTCTGAAAAAGTGCGCCACGCGCGGCACCCACACCAATGTGCTGCAACACATCAGCGGCTACCTCAAGCAAGCGATCAGCGCCGACGACAAGCAGGAAATGCAAACCGTCATCAGCCAATATCGCCAAGGCATCGTGCCGCTGGTGGTGCCGCTCACGCTGCTCAAGCATCACTTTCGCCAACACCCGGACCGCTACATTGCGCAGCAGGCCTACCTGCAACCGCACCCGGAAAACCTCAGCCTGCGCAATGCGATCTAA
- a CDS encoding TIGR02450 family Trp-rich protein: MNRLNPAKLLLSKWTATAPKNKEKHFLVTELFRDEEGTVLDIELQAVMTRRSERLPWQTLQNPESWKMGWK, encoded by the coding sequence ATGAATCGCTTGAATCCGGCCAAATTGTTGCTGTCGAAATGGACCGCAACAGCCCCGAAAAACAAGGAAAAACACTTCCTCGTCACCGAGCTGTTCCGTGACGAGGAAGGCACCGTGCTGGACATCGAGCTGCAAGCAGTGATGACACGGCGCAGCGAACGCCTCCCATGGCAGACCCTGCAGAATCCTGAAAGCTGGAAAATGGGCTGGAAGTAA
- a CDS encoding NAD(P)/FAD-dependent oxidoreductase — MTVPIAIIGTGIAGLSAARALRDAGHAVQLFDKSRGSGGRMSSKRSDAGALDMGAQYFTARDRRFVNEVQRWQRHGWAEQWKPLLYNFKAGQLTPSPDEQIRWVGTPRMSAITRALLDDLPVEFGCRITEVFQGTRHWNLLDADGGSHGPFSHVIIATPAPQATTLLAAAPKLASAVAGVKMDPTWAIALAFDTPMDTPMEGCFVQDSALDWLARNRSKPGRDVTLDTWVLHATSSWSKAHLDLPREAVIEHLHGAFAELLHCAMPAPSFSLAHRWLYARPSSSHEFGVLADADLGLFVCGDWCLSGRVEGAWLSGQEAARRLIEHLQ; from the coding sequence ATGACTGTTCCCATTGCGATCATAGGTACCGGTATAGCCGGTCTCTCCGCCGCCCGAGCGTTACGAGACGCGGGGCACGCGGTACAACTGTTCGATAAAAGCCGCGGCAGCGGCGGCCGTATGTCCAGCAAGCGCAGCGACGCCGGCGCGCTGGACATGGGCGCACAGTATTTCACCGCCCGCGACCGGCGCTTCGTCAACGAAGTGCAGCGCTGGCAACGCCATGGCTGGGCCGAGCAGTGGAAACCCCTGCTGTACAACTTCAAGGCCGGCCAACTGACGCCCTCCCCCGATGAACAGATCCGCTGGGTCGGTACGCCGCGCATGAGCGCCATTACCCGTGCCCTGCTCGATGACCTGCCGGTGGAATTCGGTTGCCGCATTACCGAAGTGTTCCAGGGCACCCGGCACTGGAACCTGCTCGATGCCGATGGCGGCAGTCACGGCCCGTTCAGCCATGTGATCATCGCCACGCCGGCGCCCCAAGCCACCACCCTGCTGGCCGCCGCACCGAAGCTGGCGAGCGCCGTGGCCGGGGTGAAAATGGATCCGACCTGGGCCATCGCCCTGGCCTTCGACACGCCCATGGACACGCCCATGGAAGGCTGCTTCGTGCAAGACAGCGCCCTTGACTGGCTGGCGCGCAACCGCAGCAAACCCGGGCGTGACGTGACCCTCGACACCTGGGTGCTGCATGCCACCAGCTCCTGGAGCAAGGCGCACCTGGACCTGCCCAGGGAAGCCGTGATCGAACACCTGCACGGCGCTTTCGCTGAATTGCTGCACTGCGCCATGCCGGCGCCATCATTCAGCCTGGCACATCGCTGGCTCTATGCCAGGCCGTCAAGCAGCCATGAATTCGGCGTGCTGGCCGATGCCGACCTGGGCCTGTTCGTCTGCGGCGACTGGTGTTTGTCCGGGCGCGTCGAAGGCGCCTGGCTCAGCGGCCAGGAGGCCGCGCGTCGGTTGATCGAGCATCTGCAATGA
- a CDS encoding TIGR01777 family oxidoreductase, whose translation MHILLTGGTGLIGRQLCRHWLAQGHRLTVLSRTPESVAPICGAQVLGVGRLQDVIGAVDAVVNLAGAPIADRPWTHKRKALLWNSRISLTESLLAWLEGLEQKPAVLISGSAVGWYGDGGERELTEDSGPVQDDFPSQLCIAWEETAVRAEALGIRVVLVRTGLVLAAEGGFLSRLLLPFKLALGGPIGNGRQWMPWVHIQDQIALIDFLLHKADASGPYNACAPHPVRNREFARTLGQVLHRPAFMPMPAFALKVGLGELSGLLLGGQKAVPERLLAAGFTFQFTELRAALDDLSGRL comes from the coding sequence ATGCATATTTTGCTGACCGGCGGTACCGGCCTGATCGGCCGTCAACTGTGCCGGCACTGGCTTGCCCAGGGCCATCGCTTGACCGTGTTGAGCCGTACCCCCGAATCCGTGGCGCCTATTTGCGGTGCGCAGGTCCTGGGCGTTGGGCGCCTGCAGGACGTGATCGGCGCGGTGGATGCGGTGGTCAACCTGGCCGGTGCGCCGATTGCCGACCGCCCCTGGACCCACAAGCGCAAGGCATTGCTGTGGAACAGTCGCATCAGCCTGACCGAAAGTCTGCTGGCATGGCTGGAAGGCCTGGAGCAGAAACCGGCGGTGCTGATCTCGGGTTCCGCCGTGGGCTGGTATGGCGACGGCGGCGAGCGCGAACTGACTGAAGACAGCGGCCCGGTGCAGGATGATTTTCCCAGCCAGTTGTGTATCGCCTGGGAAGAGACCGCCGTGCGGGCCGAGGCCCTGGGCATTCGTGTGGTACTGGTGCGCACCGGTCTGGTGCTGGCGGCCGAGGGCGGCTTTTTGTCGCGCCTGTTGCTGCCGTTCAAACTGGCGCTGGGCGGGCCGATCGGCAATGGCCGGCAGTGGATGCCGTGGGTTCACATTCAGGATCAAATCGCCCTGATTGATTTTCTTCTGCACAAGGCTGACGCCAGTGGTCCTTATAATGCCTGCGCGCCACACCCGGTGCGTAACCGCGAATTTGCCAGGACGTTGGGCCAGGTGCTGCACCGCCCGGCGTTCATGCCGATGCCGGCCTTTGCGTTGAAGGTCGGCCTGGGCGAGTTGTCGGGTTTGTTGCTCGGCGGGCAAAAGGCAGTGCCCGAGCGGCTGTTGGCCGCAGGTTTCACTTTCCAGTTCACTGAATTGCGTGCGGCCCTGGACGACTTGTCCGGCCGCCTCTAG
- the hemH gene encoding ferrochelatase, translating into MTDHALLLVNLGSPKSTSVADVRSYLNQFLMDPYVIDLPWPVRRLLVSLILIKRPEQSAHAYASIWWDEGSPLVVLSRRLQQQMTAQWTQGPVELAMRYGEPSLETVLTRLAAQGIRNVTLAPLYPQFADSTVTTVIEEARRVVRDKKLKVQFSILQPFYDQPEYLDALAASVRPHVEQEYDHLLLSFHGLPERHLTKLDPTGQHCFKDADCCKNASPEVLATCYRAQCFSVARDVAERLGLPDGKWSVAFQSRLGRAKWIEPYTEARLEALAQQGVKKLLVMCPAFVADCIETLEEIGDRGREQFREAGGEELVLVPCLNDDPQWAAALNTLCERAPVTL; encoded by the coding sequence ATGACGGATCACGCGTTGTTACTGGTCAACCTGGGCTCGCCAAAGTCCACTTCGGTGGCCGATGTGCGCAGCTACCTCAATCAGTTCCTGATGGACCCTTATGTGATCGACCTGCCGTGGCCGGTAAGGCGCTTGCTGGTATCGCTGATCCTGATCAAGCGCCCGGAGCAGTCGGCCCATGCCTATGCGTCGATCTGGTGGGACGAAGGCTCGCCGCTGGTGGTCCTCAGCCGTCGCCTGCAGCAGCAGATGACCGCGCAGTGGACCCAGGGCCCCGTCGAACTGGCGATGCGTTATGGCGAGCCTTCGCTTGAGACGGTGCTGACGCGCCTGGCCGCCCAGGGCATTCGGAACGTGACCCTGGCGCCGCTGTACCCGCAGTTTGCCGACAGCACCGTGACCACGGTGATAGAGGAAGCCAGGCGTGTGGTGCGCGACAAGAAACTGAAGGTGCAATTCTCGATCCTGCAGCCGTTCTACGACCAGCCTGAGTACCTCGATGCCCTGGCCGCGAGTGTGCGGCCGCATGTAGAACAGGAATACGATCACCTGCTGTTGAGTTTCCACGGCTTGCCCGAGCGTCACCTGACCAAGCTCGACCCGACCGGCCAGCATTGTTTCAAGGATGCCGATTGCTGCAAAAATGCCTCGCCTGAGGTGCTTGCCACCTGTTATCGCGCGCAGTGTTTCAGCGTTGCCCGGGATGTGGCCGAGCGGTTGGGGCTGCCGGATGGCAAGTGGTCGGTGGCGTTCCAATCGCGCCTGGGCCGCGCCAAATGGATCGAGCCCTATACCGAGGCGCGTCTTGAGGCCCTGGCGCAGCAAGGGGTGAAAAAATTGCTGGTGATGTGCCCGGCGTTCGTCGCCGATTGCATTGAGACGCTGGAGGAAATCGGTGATCGCGGGCGCGAGCAGTTCCGTGAGGCAGGGGGCGAGGAACTGGTGTTGGTACCGTGCTTGAATGATGACCCGCAGTGGGCGGCGGCGCTCAATACTCTCTGCGAAAGAGCGCCGGTTACGCTGTAA
- a CDS encoding TonB-dependent siderophore receptor, whose translation MPSRKFVPLAGLALGLLLDPAYAEENTLELDTISVTTDAYESATGPVQGYRATRSASATKTDTALRDIPQSISVIPATVLKDLGSTSVERALEFAGGVSKQNNFGGLTLYEYSVRGFTTSEFYQDGFSANRGYPSTPDAANIERIEVLKGPAASLYGRGDPGGTVNIVSKKPQPEAFTTLQTSAGSWDRYRTALDVNTPLDSEGRVLSRVNLAVEDNHSFRDHVDAKRVFVAPSFSWELDPDTTLLVESEFVRHASTFDRGIVANTGMSHSTFLGEPDDGTIRNHNNRIQAALEHHLNDAWKLRLASHYKQGSLWGDASESRALNADGHTVNRRYRERSTGWHDSITQLELRGLFDIGSWQHELLVGTEYEDYRKKERVTAIGGSNYPIDLYNPVYGQPKPNGTRTGTDFFEQTQSHALNLQDQIVFTDRLRGMVGARFEHFEQSTDDFTRNHAKSRQTHDAFTQRAGLLYQLTPQLGVFANASTSFKPNSGLDAGGKTFKPEEGVGYEVGVKSELFDDRLSATLAAFHIEKENVLTLDPATNTNRAMGKARSQGLDLQLTGQVTDAIRVIGAFAYIDAEVTKGDKDIPTGSRILGVAKRSGSLLGVYEFQDGALRGSDLGAAFTYVGDRSGEAGTGFELPAYHTVDLLAHYKATENVTVGLNLNNLFNEKYYERSYSSYWVNPGEPRNFTVSLSLNL comes from the coding sequence ATGCCGTCTCGAAAGTTTGTGCCCCTGGCCGGCCTGGCCCTGGGTTTGCTGCTCGACCCTGCCTACGCCGAAGAAAACACCCTGGAGCTGGACACTATCAGCGTCACCACCGACGCGTACGAGTCGGCGACCGGCCCGGTGCAGGGCTACCGGGCGACCCGCTCCGCCAGTGCCACCAAGACTGACACCGCCCTGCGCGATATCCCGCAATCGATCAGCGTGATTCCCGCCACGGTGCTCAAGGACCTGGGCAGCACCAGTGTGGAGCGCGCCCTGGAGTTTGCCGGCGGCGTCTCCAAGCAAAACAATTTCGGCGGCCTGACCCTTTACGAATACAGCGTGCGCGGCTTCACCACCTCCGAGTTCTACCAGGACGGCTTCAGCGCCAATCGCGGCTACCCGAGCACGCCGGACGCGGCGAACATCGAACGCATCGAAGTGCTCAAGGGGCCGGCCGCCAGCCTGTACGGGCGTGGCGATCCAGGCGGTACGGTGAATATCGTCAGCAAGAAACCCCAGCCCGAGGCCTTCACCACGCTGCAAACCAGCGCCGGCAGCTGGGATCGCTACCGCACCGCGCTGGACGTGAATACGCCGCTCGACAGTGAGGGTCGCGTGCTGTCGCGTGTGAACCTGGCGGTTGAAGACAACCACAGTTTCCGCGATCACGTGGACGCCAAGCGAGTGTTCGTCGCGCCGTCCTTCAGTTGGGAACTGGACCCGGATACCACTCTGCTGGTGGAAAGCGAATTCGTGCGCCATGCCTCCACCTTCGACCGCGGCATTGTCGCCAACACCGGCATGTCCCACTCCACGTTCCTTGGCGAGCCGGACGACGGCACTATCCGCAACCACAACAACCGCATCCAGGCCGCGTTGGAACATCATCTCAACGATGCCTGGAAGCTGCGCCTGGCCAGTCACTACAAACAAGGCAGCCTGTGGGGCGACGCTTCGGAAAGCCGCGCGCTGAACGCCGATGGACACACCGTCAACCGCCGCTACCGCGAGCGCTCAACCGGCTGGCACGACAGCATCACCCAACTGGAACTGCGCGGGCTGTTCGATATCGGCAGCTGGCAGCATGAACTGCTGGTCGGCACCGAGTACGAGGACTACCGCAAGAAGGAACGAGTGACCGCCATTGGCGGCAGCAACTACCCCATTGATCTCTACAACCCGGTCTACGGCCAGCCAAAACCCAATGGCACGCGCACCGGTACCGATTTCTTCGAGCAGACCCAAAGCCATGCGCTGAACCTGCAGGACCAGATCGTCTTCACCGACCGCCTGCGCGGCATGGTGGGCGCGCGCTTCGAGCATTTCGAACAGAGCACCGACGATTTCACCCGCAACCACGCCAAAAGCCGGCAAACCCACGACGCCTTCACCCAACGCGCCGGCCTGCTCTATCAACTCACACCCCAGCTCGGGGTATTCGCCAACGCCTCCACCTCGTTCAAACCCAACAGCGGCCTGGATGCCGGTGGCAAGACCTTCAAGCCCGAAGAAGGTGTGGGGTATGAAGTCGGGGTCAAGAGCGAGTTGTTTGACGACCGCCTCAGCGCCACCCTCGCCGCCTTCCATATCGAAAAGGAAAACGTGCTGACCCTGGACCCGGCGACCAACACCAACCGCGCCATGGGCAAGGCGCGCAGTCAGGGCCTGGATCTGCAACTGACCGGGCAGGTCACCGACGCCATCCGCGTGATCGGCGCCTTCGCTTATATCGACGCCGAAGTGACCAAGGGCGACAAAGACATCCCCACGGGAAGCCGCATCCTCGGCGTCGCCAAACGCAGCGGCAGTCTGTTGGGGGTGTATGAATTCCAGGACGGCGCGTTGCGCGGTTCGGACCTGGGGGCGGCGTTTACCTATGTGGGGGATCGCTCCGGTGAAGCGGGAACAGGCTTTGAACTGCCCGCTTACCACACCGTCGATCTGCTGGCGCATTACAAGGCGACGGAGAATGTCACCGTGGGGCTGAACCTCAACAACCTGTTCAACGAGAAGTACTACGAGCGCTCCTACAGCAGCTATTGGGTCAACCCGGGCGAGCCGCGCAACTTCACAGTCAGCCTGAGCCTCAACCTCTGA